Sequence from the Segatella copri genome:
TTGATACCGAACATCTCGTTGAGGTGTTCGCGGGCATAAGTCAACTTGTCGGTACGTGAAACGACAAGTGAATAATCCGGTATATAGATGATGCCTTCAAGACCTGGCATCTTCGTTGCATCAATCTGTGTTGCTACAACATCACCCACGAAGAGCAGTTTGGCATCGCTGTGGTTTACGATGTTGTGAATCTGGTCTGGCATGAATTCATGCAGGATAGGTACGGCAATGGCACCATAGGTAAGGGTAGCAAGGAATGCTACAGCCCAGTTTGCGCTATTTCGACCGCAAAGTGCTATCTTGTCTCCCTTTACTACACCAGAGTTCTCAAACATGATGTGTAGCTTCTCAATTTTGCGTGCTACATCATGGTACTGCAAGGTTGCTCCCTTGTAGTCTGTCAAAGCATCCATATCCCAATGGTCTACGATGCTCTTTTGGATTAATGCGTTAAAGCTTGGAATCTCCATATTCTTGTTATTTAACGATTTGCTTTTTTATATTTTTCTCGTACTGAAGTCAGTTTGCTGATGATAGACCTTATCTGCTGATGATCTGTCAGCAGATAGGGCCTGTCTCTAGATTGCGTTCTGATAGAGGTAACGCTTGATAGACTTCTTGGCTGTCTTTTCAAATTCCTGATTATGAAGTTTGATGCGTGATACCTTTGCGAAGCTAGGTATCTGCAAGTTCAGTTCCTTGCGGTTCTGCTCCATGATGTTCTCCAGGTCTTCGTCTGTAAAGCCGAGGTTGTTAACTTCTTCCATATCCGGATGAACCAGAGCAACCAGCTTGTCATCGCTCTGTATTACGATGCTCTCGTTGACCATAGCCATGGAGTTGAGCTTGTCCTCAATCTCTTCCGGATAGATGTTCTGTCCGTTAGGTCCCAGCAGCATGTTCTTGCTTCTTCCTCTTACGAAGAAATGTCCGTCGGCGTCCATCGTTGCCAGGTCGCCTGTATGGAACCATCCGTCTTTATCTATTACGGCATCTGTTGCCTCCTGGTTCTTGTAATAGCCCTTCATCACGTTGATGCCGCGGCAAACCAGTTCACCGGCTACGTTCTCCGGGTCATCGCTCAGTACCTTCACCTCCATGTGCTTCACGGCAACACCACAGCTTCCTGCCACATAGTTGTCCTGATGGGCAAAGGTAATAAGTGGAGCAGTCTCAGTGGTACCATATCCCATGGCAATAGGGAAACCTACGCTGATGAAGAAGTTCTCTATCTCCTTGTTGAGCGGAGCACCACCCACAACAACCTCGCAAGGACGTTCGCCAAACTTTTTCAATACAAACTCGCGAACCTTCTCCTTGATGCGCTTATTGATGACAGGCATGTTCATCAGCAGTCGTGCACGGTTGGTTTGGATATGTGGGAATACTTCCTTTCTTACAATCTTGTCTACTACAAGCGGCACCGCATAGAGGATGTCTGGCTTGATTTCTGACAACGCCTCTGAGATGAGCGTTGGGCTCGGCAGACGGGTAAGGAAGAAGATATGGTTACCCAATACTATATTGAAGAGAAATTCTGTCATGAGTCCATACATGTGAGCCATCGGAAGGGTAGAAAGGATGTTGCAGTTCTTACCTATGTTAGGCTTCACTGAATCGATGAGGTAGTCGAGATTACCCCAAAGTGCTCTGTATGGGAGCATCACACCTTTTGAGAAACCGGTAGTTCCACTGGTATAGTTGATCATTGCCAGTTCTTCAGGATCGTCTACGTGATACTTCACGTGTTCTGGTCTGAAATACTTAGGATATCTGTGTCCGAACATTGCATTGAGGTTCTCGCGCGCATAAGTCAGTTTCTCAGAGCGCGAGATGACAAGCGAATTGTCCGGAAGATAGATGATTCCTTCCAGCGAAGGCATCTCTTCTGGTGTTATCTCTGTAGCTACCACGTCACCAACGAACAGAAGTTTGCTTTCGCTGTGGTTCACGATGTTGTGAATCTGCTCAGGCTTAAATTCGTTCTGTATAGGTACGACAATGGCTCCGTAAGTAATAATGGCCAGGAAGGCTACTGCCCACTGGCTACTATTTCTTCCGCAGACGGCAATCTTGTCGCCCTTCTTTACATCGCTGTTTTCGAACAGGATGTGTAGCTTCTCAATCTTTCTGGCAATATCGTGATATTGGAGGGTTGTGCCCTTGTAATCGGTGAGCGCATCCAGATTCCAATTCTTGATAATGCTGTTCTCAATATACGAGTTAAAACTTGGTATTGAATTCATTGCACAATTTACAAAATTTTGTGCAAAGATAATGAAAATAGTGCACACTGCAAAATAAAATGTGCACTATTTTCAAAAACTATATAAAATAATTAGTTTTTTTCCTTTTTAGTCTACATATTGTGGTGTTATAGACTGTATTTTACTCATATCTCATTGATTTGGCTGGATGGATATGAGAAATCAAGTAGCTTGGTGCTACGAGCATGAAGATGCTTATCAGCAGCGTAGCAATGTTCAGTGCTATGATGGCAAGCCAGTTGAATTCTACCGGAACGGTACTTACATAATAGGTCTGTGCATCGAGTTTGATGATGCCTGTAAAGTACTGGAGGGTAAGAATGCCGAGGGCGATGATGTTGCCCAGAAGCATACCCTTGCCGATGATGAAGACGGCAAACCACAGGAAGGTGTGGCGGATGGTCTTGTTGCGGGCACCCAATGCCTTCATTACGCCTATCATGGAGGTGCGTTCCAGAATGATGATGAGCAGACCGCTGATCATGGTGACGCCGGCTACTATCAGCATCAGACCGAGAATAATCCAGACGTTCAGATCCATCAGGCTCAGCCATTGGAAGATGTTTGGATTCAGGTCCTTGATGGTAGAACTGCTGTAGGTTTCTCCATAGTGATCTACCGTGCGGTTCACCTTATTAATAATATAATCTTCAGTCTCGTTGAGCTTGTTGAAGTCGTTTACTGTCAGTTCTGCACCGCTCGCCTGGTCTTCTTCCCATCCGTTCAGCTTCACGGCAGTATAGAGGTCGGTGTATACCATTACCTCATCATACTTCTTCAGGTTGGTCTGATAGATACCCTTGATGGTGAAGCGGCGCATACGCACTCCGTTGCCATCAAAGAAGTAGGCAAAGATGCGTTCTCCCGTCTTCAGCTTCAGCTTATCAGCCATCAGCTGTGAGATGAGAATCTGGTTATGACTCGCTTTGTCATCAAACTTAGGGATGCTGCCCTCGATCATGTTCTGATGGATAAAGGTAGAATCGAAATCAGGTCCTACACCTTTGAACATGACGCCCAGGAAATCGCTGTCCGTCTTCAGGATTCCCTCTTTCATGGCAAATTTCTGCACATGTTTTACGCCAGGTATCTTTTTCAGTACGTTGACCATCGAGTCGTTCATGACCACCGGATACTGGTTTTGCTGCTGCAGCGTCATGAAGTCGGCCACCTGTATATGGCTACCGAATCCTATTACCTTGTCGCGTATGGTATGCTTGAATCCGAGCACTACGCATACCGACATAATCATAATGGCGAGTCCGATAGCAACACCTGCAGTGGCTATATGAATAGCAGGGCGAGAAACTTTACGTTTATCGCCCTGATCGCTATATAATCTCTTTGCTATAAATAGAGGAAAATTCATCTTTTGTAATGTTGAATGTTGAGTGTTGAGTGTTGAATGTTGAATGTTGAATGTTGAATGTTGAATGTTGATAGTTAATTTAATCTTTGTGTCCGTTAGGCAACTCAACATTCAACACTCAACATTCAACATTGTTATAGTCCTTCGTCTTCCACTCTTCCCGGATAAGCCTCAAGTGCCTTACCCAGAACCACCAGAGCACGCTCCAGATCGTGTTTCTTCAAGACGTAAGCTACACGAACCTGATTGTGACCGGCTCCAGGAGTCGTATAGAAACCAGAGGCTGGAGCCATCATGATGGTTTCGCCCTCATAGTTGAATTCCTCCAGACACCAGCGGCAGAACTTTTCAGAATCATCGATAGGCAGTTTGGCTACGGTGTAGAAGGCTCCCATAGGAATAGGAGAGTATACGCCCGGAATGCGGTTCAAACCGTCTATCAGGCACTTACGGCGCTCTACATACTCATCGTATACATCGCGGTAGTACTCTTCAGGAGCATCCAGAGAAGCTTCGGCTACAATCTGACCAATCAGTGGAGGAGAGAGACGGGCCTGGCAGAACTTCATCACCGCCTTGCGGATTTCTGCATTCTTGGTGATGAGGGCACCTACACGGATACCGCACTCACTGTAACGCTTCGAAACAGAATCGATGAGAACCGTGTTCTGCTCGATGCCTTCCAGGTGCATCGCACTGATATAAGGACTGCCGGTATAGATATACTCACGGTAAACCTCATCAGAGAAGAGATAGAGGTCGTACTTCTTCACCAGGTCACGAATCTGATTCATCTCTCTGCGGGTATAGAGATAGCCCGTAGGGTTGTTAGGGTTGCAGATCAGAATGGCACGGGTGCGCTCATTAATCAGCTCCTCAAACTTCTCCACCTTAGGCAGGGAGAAACCTTCTTCTATCGTTGTGGCGATGGTACGGATCTTGGCACCCGCAGAGATGGCAAACGCCATATAGTTAGCGTAAGCAGGTTCTGGTACGATAATCTCGTCGCCTGGGTTGAGGCAGCTCATGAAAGAGAAGAGTACAGCCTCAGAACCTCCCGATGTAATGATGATATCATCGGCAGTTACGTTGATGTTGAATTTCTTATAGTAATCTACAAGCTTCTCGCGATAGCTGAGATAGCCCTGACTTGGAGAATACTCCAAGACCGTGCGGTCTATATGCTTCAGGGCATCTAGGCCACATTGAGGAGTTGGAAGGTCAGGCTGACCGATGTTGAGGTGATATACCTTTACTCCACGTTTTTTTGCTGCGGCAGCCAGAGGAGCCAATTTTCTGATAGGTGACTCTGGCATTTCAAGACCGCGTACAGATATTTCTGGCATCTTAAAATATTGTTTCTTTCTATTAATTATCCGTGTCGAAAATTGAATTCTATGACCTTCTGGTCTTTTCAATTTACGCTAATCGGCTGCAAAGATAAGAAAATTAGATGAGAATTGAGAATAACTTTCGGTTAAATTTTATTTTTTGATTAAAAACTCTTTAAATATGTCGCTCTTTGCTTTCTTTTTTATAACTTTGCACTTAATTTCAAGAAATGTTATAAGATTATACGAATTAATTAAAATAAGTAAGAAGAAAATTATGAGAAGTAGAACAAGTACATGGTTTGAGACCAAAGTGAAATATCAGAAGACAATGGAGGATGGTTCAGAAAAGGTTGTTTCTGAAGCATACGTAGTAGATGCTTTGAGCTTTACCGAGGCTGAGAGCGCTATCATCGATGAGATGTCGGTTTATGTAAGCGGCGAGTTGAAGGTGAGCGGTATCGGCAAGGCTGGCTACGGCGAAATCTTCTTCAGCGATGTGGATGATGATGATAAGTGGTATAAGGCTAAACTCCAGTTCATCACGATTGATGAGAAGAGTGAGAAGGAGAAGCGCAGCAATGTTACTTATCTTGTTCAGGCTAAGTCTCTCGCCCGTGCCCTCCGGTATATTGATGAGGTGATGGGCAAGACCATGATAGATTATGATGTGGTTGGTTTGAACGAAACCAAACTGATGGATGTATTCGAGCATCATGCTCCTAACGAGAAGAAAGAGGAGAAGAATGATGTGCCTGAATACGAGGAGAAATAAATTAATGTTGAGTGTTGAATGTTGAATGTTGAGTTGCCTAACGGGACACAAAGGTTAATTCAACACTCAACATTCAACACTCAACATTCAACATTCAACATTCAACATTTAGAATATGGACTATGATGTAAAAGGAAATCTCCATGAGGTGCTGGGCAGCTTGCCTGCCGGTGTCCGTCTCGTTGCCATCAGCAAGTTCCATCCCAACGAGTATATCGAGGAGGCTTATGCTGAAGGACAGCGTATCTTCGGTGAGAGCCACGAACAGGAACTCGCCAGGAAGGTGGCTTCGCTGCCTGAGGACATCGAATGGCATTTCATCGGTCATCTGCAGACCAATAAGGTGAAGTATATCGCACCTTATATCTCGATGATTGAATCGGTAGACAGTCTGAAACTTCTCAAGGAGATTGAGAAGCAGGCTGCCAAGCACGATCGTGTGGTGAAGGTTCTTCTGGAACTTCATCTGGCAGAGGAAGATACCAAATCGGGTCTTTCTCTTGATGCTTGCCGCGAACTCCTGGAGGCAGGCGAATGGCGGGAGATGAAGCATGTGCAGATTTGTGGCATCATGATGATGGCATCTAATACAGATGATGAGCAGCAGATTGCTCAGGAGTTTGATGAGGCTGCCCGGTTCTTTGATGAGGTAAAGGCCAGATATTTTGCCGATGATGATGCTTTCTGCGAGCGCAGCTGGGGTATGAGTCACGATTATCATATTGCCGTCAAGCACGGTAGCACGATGGTTCGTGTAGGTACTACCATCTTCGGTCCTAGAATATATTAAAAAAATAAGAGGGTGTGTCATGTTTAATGACACACCCTCATTGTTTATATAGTTAGTATATTATCTTCTGTCCCTTGCTGGTGATATAAATCTTGCCCTTTTGTGGAACGGCAACCTTTCTGCCTTCCAGATCAAAATAGGTTGTCGGTCTGTCTTTACCGATGATGACCGAAGAGATTCCGGTAGAAGAGAAGTTCTTGAGATAATCGAAGGTTACCAGACCGGTTGCGTCATCCTTTGTGATGTTGTAGAGCGGATGACTCGTATCAACACTGTTGTTCAGGGTGATACTGGTCAGACTGTTCACCTCATACTCTGTAGCAGAGCCCGCCTTGTAGGTTGGGAACGGGTCGTTCTGAAGACTCGTTATAATATCAGCATCGCTAACTTTCTTGTTATAGCTGTTGTATACCATTCCGTCTGCAGGAACAATCATGACCCTTGGCTTACCTGTCGTGTTGTTGGGATTATCAAACAGATTAACCGAAGTCTTGTCATCGTAGTCGATGCGCCATACCAGCAATCCGTAACCCAGAGCCTCCTTGTACCATCCCTCGTTTCTGATATTCTGCAGCAGCAGGTATTCGCCCTGGCTGTTGGCTATAATCTTGTATGCATCCGATGCCTTGTCGTATGGTTCCAGCTTGAGCTGCTGCGCCTCGGTATCCGAAAGGAGGATAGGCTGTTTCCATCCTACGATGCTCTTCTCCCATGGTGAATAAGGGATAGGCTGGTAGCCGTTAGCCTGATAACTGCCCATATCCATAACGTCTCAATATTCAGGACTCTGGTTATGGTCTGTGATGCCGTTGGTAGGATAGATGTCTGGCAAACCGAGGGTATGCGAAAATTCATGGCAGAAGAGACCGATACCATTGATGTAGTATTTGCCGTCTTGGGTATCTTCAGGCTTATTGTTCAGCTCGTTGTTGATGCCGAATCGGGATACTGTTTTCCCGTCACAGGTTCCCACTCCTACGGTACCCGATTTCGGCCAGAGGCAATCGCTTGAATTACCTGAGATGCTTTCAGAATAGCCGGCATAGATTACGTATACGAGGTCAACATATCCGTCGCTATCGCTGTCGTAATCGGCAAAGTTAACCTTGCCGTCTACCTGCTGGCAGGCTTCCTTAATCATCTGAGGAAAGTTGGTGTCACTGCCGTCTCCACTTCCGTTCTTGCCATAATAAGCTGAATTCTTGCTTACCGTAACAGGACCCACTACGTCAAACTGTGGTATAAACTGGTTATCGCTCATGTCTGCGAAATACTGCTGTACGCTGCCATAGTTCTGGCAGTAAGTCTCGTTGGTGATAAACACTTCTTTATCAGCCTCAGACATAGCTTCTCCCTTCTTTCCGTTGAGGTAATGGTTGAATGTAGCAACCGGATCCTTACTCTTGAACTTCACATCCTGAAACTGCACCAGGAGTACCAATGCCTTCGGACTTCCCTTATGAGGGAAATAGCTTGGTCTCATGGTTCCTATTTCTGAAGCTCTTGTAAGATTCTCTGAAGAGAAAGCACGGGTCTTTCGGGTGTTCAGCTCTTCAGCAGTTATCTTTTCGTATTTTCCGTCTTGGGTTTCCCGCAGGGGCGTACCGTCCAGCAGCATGTAGTAGTGGAAGGTTTCGTCGCCATGCAGGGTGGCACATGCTACGGTTCCATCAGGCAGCATAATCTTGGCGATGCCCGGTTTGGCCTTTACGGCATAGAGATTGGCGATGCCCAGGAAGGCGAGCGCCAGAGAGATGATTGTCTTCTTCATAAACAGTTAGGGTAGATGGGGGATTATTTATAAAAGTATTGTCCTTTCTTCTGAGTCTGGTGACCAAACTCGATGGCGTGATGCGGACAATGGTGATAGCAGGTAAAGCAGGTGAGGCAATCCTTGTGATGCAGCCATTCCGGATATTCTCCATGACCGCCCTTGATATCGCCTACAGGACAGACGTTGGCACAGATGCCACACTTCACGCACTTGTCTTTCTCCACATGAAACCGCTTGTCGGTGATGAGCACCTTCTCAAAGAATCCGCCCACAACCTTGGTGAAGAACCAAGGGATAGGACCTTTTACCAGACGCTTCACGCCCTCTTTCCTGTCGAATATCTCTTCGCAGATAACCGCCAGTTCCTGTGCCGATTTCGATTTCTTACGAACTTCGCGCTCCTTCGGATCAACATCCATGAAAGGAAGTCCCACATAAGATTCCGGCATGATGAGCGAGTAGGAAGCAGAAACCTCCGTGATGCCCAATGCCTGAAGCGATGCATTCAGCGCAATCGTATCGTTGAGGTTCTCGATGGTGAGTCCGATGCTGTCGCCTGCAGTACAGACGCAATAGGCGAAAGGATGCTTCCTGAACGTCTCCTTGTCTTCAGCAGTAGCATCAGGAGTTTCTCGCCGTATCTTCATCTTCCTGATAAACTCCCTTACAAGGCGTGGAACTCTCCAGCCATGTACGGGGAAAACGAATCCGAGCCGTTCATTCTCTTTCAGAATAAACGGCTCGGCTATATTGTGGCTTGAATCATCCGCCCGCATATAAGGGGCGATAGCAATCAAGTCTTCGTGTGTAGCCGCTGCCAGTCTGGCTGCTGCCCACTTGGTATTTCCTGTTCCGGAGAAATAGAAAATCATGCTTACTTTTAAATATGTATTGAGCTAGATTATTTCTTTTCTGTCATAACACCTTCTATATAGAGACGAGACATTTCTACATTGCCGTTAGAACGGATGGTGATGCTCTTCTTGAAATGACCAGGGAACATGCCCTTGCCGTTATAGGTAACACTAATCTGTCCCTTCTCGCCTGGAGCGATAGGCTTCTTGGTGTAAGAAGGTACGGTACAGCCGCAGCTGGCAATAGCCTGGTTGATAATCAAAGGTTTGTTGCCTACATTGGTGAAGGTAAAGGTAGCCTTCTGTACCGGATTTGACTCTTCGAACGAACCGAAGTTGTGTATCAGTTTGTCGAATTTAATCTCTGCCTGAGCAGATGCAGTAGCTACAAGAGCCACCAGCATTGTGAGTGTCAATATGATTCTTTTCATCTTCATATCCTTTCTTCTTTTTTATATTTTCTCTTTAATTTGTTTCTTATTTTTATATAATTCGATGCAAAAGTACATATAAAGTTTAGTATTACGTTACTTTTTTACATTATTTAAAACAATTATGCCTTATATTTCATGTTACAGCCTTCTTTTCAGTGGAAAAGTGGGGGCGCAATACTCCTCATTATAAAGAAGTTTGCAGTTTCCTGAACAAAAATCCCCCAACCTTAATCACTTAAGATTGGGGGAGAGCGTAGAAAAAATAATAAAGTATGAACAATATCAACTGAATAGAGGGCTAAATGTGGAATTTGATTTCATTCAGCCAAGCCTGAACACTGAAGCAGGGACAGGACTTGTGGACGTTCGGGAGATCACGATGACCTAGGATCTCGGCTTCGGGATAGTCTACGCACAGACTCGTCAGGAGATTCTGGAGCGACTGCTTCTGAGCCTTCGTACGGGTATCTGCCGGATTGCCGTCGGCGTCGAGACCGCCTTCGTAACAGATGCCGATACTGTGTGCATTGAAATGGCGGGCGTGGGCGCCGATTTCTGACTCGGGACGGCCGGGGTAGATGACGCCGTCTTTCGTGATGTAATAGTGATAACCGATGCAGCGGAAACCACGGGCTAAATGACAGGCTTCGAGCTTTTCGAAGGTGAAGTCCTGGGTGACGCGTGTGGCTGAACAGTGAATGACAATAAGTGATATTTTTCTTGTGTTTTTCATAGTGCTGAATCTTTAAAGGGTTGATACTACTGGCAGCTCTGCACACAAAAGGCAGAGGCTACTGCGGTGAGAACGGTAATGACGAAATTCAGAATTTTCTTGAGTGTTTCTCTTTTCATTTTCATTTGATTTTTAAGGTTAATAAATGGATTGGGGGGCTCGGATTTCCTATATCCGGGCGATACTAGAGAAGGAAGGCTGACAGGATGAGCAGATGGGCTTGATAGCGCGTGTTTCAATGATGCTTGCTATATTGATGAATAGCCGGGGGTGCTATAGCCGAATCCCGGACTGCATCCTGTCTAAAACCTTCTTTCTTCATCTACTGGCGAGGGGTTACTCCAGGCCGTCGCTACCATCGGAGCCGCTGCTCCCGGTGTTGCCTGATCCGCCAGTCTGTGTTGAGTCGCCACCCTGGTTTGTGCCGCCACCCTGGGTAGTATCGCCTGCGTTATCCTTGCCGCCGTCTGGTGGAGTAACATCTCCAGTTACGGCTGTGGCCTTCTTCAGGGATGCA
This genomic interval carries:
- a CDS encoding AMP-binding protein produces the protein MNSIPSFNSYIENSIIKNWNLDALTDYKGTTLQYHDIARKIEKLHILFENSDVKKGDKIAVCGRNSSQWAVAFLAIITYGAIVVPIQNEFKPEQIHNIVNHSESKLLFVGDVVATEITPEEMPSLEGIIYLPDNSLVISRSEKLTYARENLNAMFGHRYPKYFRPEHVKYHVDDPEELAMINYTSGTTGFSKGVMLPYRALWGNLDYLIDSVKPNIGKNCNILSTLPMAHMYGLMTEFLFNIVLGNHIFFLTRLPSPTLISEALSEIKPDILYAVPLVVDKIVRKEVFPHIQTNRARLLMNMPVINKRIKEKVREFVLKKFGERPCEVVVGGAPLNKEIENFFISVGFPIAMGYGTTETAPLITFAHQDNYVAGSCGVAVKHMEVKVLSDDPENVAGELVCRGINVMKGYYKNQEATDAVIDKDGWFHTGDLATMDADGHFFVRGRSKNMLLGPNGQNIYPEEIEDKLNSMAMVNESIVIQSDDKLVALVHPDMEEVNNLGFTDEDLENIMEQNRKELNLQIPSFAKVSRIKLHNQEFEKTAKKSIKRYLYQNAI
- a CDS encoding ABC transporter permease — its product is MNFPLFIAKRLYSDQGDKRKVSRPAIHIATAGVAIGLAIMIMSVCVVLGFKHTIRDKVIGFGSHIQVADFMTLQQQNQYPVVMNDSMVNVLKKIPGVKHVQKFAMKEGILKTDSDFLGVMFKGVGPDFDSTFIHQNMIEGSIPKFDDKASHNQILISQLMADKLKLKTGERIFAYFFDGNGVRMRRFTIKGIYQTNLKKYDEVMVYTDLYTAVKLNGWEEDQASGAELTVNDFNKLNETEDYIINKVNRTVDHYGETYSSSTIKDLNPNIFQWLSLMDLNVWIILGLMLIVAGVTMISGLLIIILERTSMIGVMKALGARNKTIRHTFLWFAVFIIGKGMLLGNIIALGILTLQYFTGIIKLDAQTYYVSTVPVEFNWLAIIALNIATLLISIFMLVAPSYLISHIHPAKSMRYE
- a CDS encoding pyridoxal phosphate-dependent aminotransferase, translated to MPEISVRGLEMPESPIRKLAPLAAAAKKRGVKVYHLNIGQPDLPTPQCGLDALKHIDRTVLEYSPSQGYLSYREKLVDYYKKFNINVTADDIIITSGGSEAVLFSFMSCLNPGDEIIVPEPAYANYMAFAISAGAKIRTIATTIEEGFSLPKVEKFEELINERTRAILICNPNNPTGYLYTRREMNQIRDLVKKYDLYLFSDEVYREYIYTGSPYISAMHLEGIEQNTVLIDSVSKRYSECGIRVGALITKNAEIRKAVMKFCQARLSPPLIGQIVAEASLDAPEEYYRDVYDEYVERRKCLIDGLNRIPGVYSPIPMGAFYTVAKLPIDDSEKFCRWCLEEFNYEGETIMMAPASGFYTTPGAGHNQVRVAYVLKKHDLERALVVLGKALEAYPGRVEDEGL
- a CDS encoding DUF4494 domain-containing protein; translation: MRSRTSTWFETKVKYQKTMEDGSEKVVSEAYVVDALSFTEAESAIIDEMSVYVSGELKVSGIGKAGYGEIFFSDVDDDDKWYKAKLQFITIDEKSEKEKRSNVTYLVQAKSLARALRYIDEVMGKTMIDYDVVGLNETKLMDVFEHHAPNEKKEEKNDVPEYEEK
- a CDS encoding YggS family pyridoxal phosphate-dependent enzyme, translating into MDYDVKGNLHEVLGSLPAGVRLVAISKFHPNEYIEEAYAEGQRIFGESHEQELARKVASLPEDIEWHFIGHLQTNKVKYIAPYISMIESVDSLKLLKEIEKQAAKHDRVVKVLLELHLAEEDTKSGLSLDACRELLEAGEWREMKHVQICGIMMMASNTDDEQQIAQEFDEAARFFDEVKARYFADDDAFCERSWGMSHDYHIAVKHGSTMVRVGTTIFGPRIY
- a CDS encoding M6 family metalloprotease domain-containing protein, encoding MKKTIISLALAFLGIANLYAVKAKPGIAKIMLPDGTVACATLHGDETFHYYMLLDGTPLRETQDGKYEKITAEELNTRKTRAFSSENLTRASEIGTMRPSYFPHKGSPKALVLLVQFQDVKFKSKDPVATFNHYLNGKKGEAMSEADKEVFITNETYCQNYGSVQQYFADMSDNQFIPQFDVVGPVTVSKNSAYYGKNGSGDGSDTNFPQMIKEACQQVDGKVNFADYDSDSDGYVDLVYVIYAGYSESISGNSSDCLWPKSGTVGVGTCDGKTVSRFGINNELNNKPEDTQDGKYYINGIGLFCHEFSHTLGLPDIYPTNGITDHNQSPEY
- a CDS encoding EFR1 family ferrodoxin (N-terminal region resembles flavodoxins. C-terminal ferrodoxin region binds two 4Fe-4S clusters.); the protein is MIFYFSGTGNTKWAAARLAAATHEDLIAIAPYMRADDSSHNIAEPFILKENERLGFVFPVHGWRVPRLVREFIRKMKIRRETPDATAEDKETFRKHPFAYCVCTAGDSIGLTIENLNDTIALNASLQALGITEVSASYSLIMPESYVGLPFMDVDPKEREVRKKSKSAQELAVICEEIFDRKEGVKRLVKGPIPWFFTKVVGGFFEKVLITDKRFHVEKDKCVKCGICANVCPVGDIKGGHGEYPEWLHHKDCLTCFTCYHHCPHHAIEFGHQTQKKGQYFYK
- a CDS encoding DUF1573 domain-containing protein; protein product: MKRIILTLTMLVALVATASAQAEIKFDKLIHNFGSFEESNPVQKATFTFTNVGNKPLIINQAIASCGCTVPSYTKKPIAPGEKGQISVTYNGKGMFPGHFKKSITIRSNGNVEMSRLYIEGVMTEKK
- a CDS encoding N-acetylmuramoyl-L-alanine amidase, with protein sequence MKNTRKISLIVIHCSATRVTQDFTFEKLEACHLARGFRCIGYHYYITKDGVIYPGRPESEIGAHARHFNAHSIGICYEGGLDADGNPADTRTKAQKQSLQNLLTSLCVDYPEAEILGHRDLPNVHKSCPCFSVQAWLNEIKFHI
- a CDS encoding smalltalk protein; amino-acid sequence: MKRETLKKILNFVITVLTAVASAFCVQSCQ